Proteins from one Patescibacteria group bacterium genomic window:
- a CDS encoding glycosyltransferase family 39 protein yields MINKIINNKKISRVSLVLSLFLISAFLLHFWYGLSSDEGIALNGAWNIYNGRMLYHDFFEYISPGSFYLIYGIFSLFGASYLIVKIFSFLCLVLSTWLIYKIFLILSPYKTAGLIATFVFFIITSLSYPLINHNTYSLFLTIILTYFLFKYLSEKKVLYIFLSGILSALTFYFLQNKGIALIIWLGIFLVYLYKKNKISLKHIIYSLSGILLIFAIGLMTWGIFVFTALLRIVRIYHDVNKISYTFILLFIIIWLGLLILYKKNDRLKDKYCWLFGLQLALFISILNLPDIYHLLLNSFPLIILSALLIREKYNVFRKYFSKKLLSVFVILIIFIIYASLFLKFTERLETSNYTKNMIKDIKNTVKKESIFAHPFLPGLYFELKKYNPYYTNVIETIQGNQFFLDKNYNILINEKPSYIITNYKIGERFNYQKNIIDQYIENNYKIIKKYNNTWLWQIDK; encoded by the coding sequence TTGATAAATAAAATTATAAATAATAAAAAAATAAGCCGGGTAAGTTTAGTCTTATCTTTATTTTTAATATCTGCTTTTTTGTTACATTTTTGGTATGGTTTAAGTTCCGACGAGGGAATTGCCTTAAATGGAGCTTGGAATATTTATAATGGCCGGATGCTTTATCATGATTTTTTTGAATATATAAGCCCGGGATCTTTTTATCTAATTTATGGAATTTTTAGTTTATTCGGAGCTTCTTATTTAATAGTCAAAATATTTTCATTTTTATGTCTTGTTCTTAGTACCTGGTTAATATACAAAATTTTTCTTATTTTAAGTCCTTATAAAACAGCCGGCTTGATTGCTACTTTTGTTTTTTTTATTATAACTAGCCTTTCCTATCCTCTAATTAATCATAATACTTACAGTCTTTTTCTTACTATTATTCTCACCTACTTTCTTTTTAAATACCTTTCGGAAAAAAAGGTATTATATATTTTTCTCTCTGGTATTTTGAGCGCTTTAACATTTTACTTTCTTCAAAATAAAGGTATAGCTCTTATTATCTGGCTTGGAATATTTTTAGTATATTTATATAAAAAAAATAAAATTTCTTTAAAACATATTATTTATTCATTAAGCGGAATACTGCTAATTTTTGCTATTGGTTTGATGACGTGGGGAATTTTTGTTTTTACAGCACTTCTACGGATAGTTCGTATTTATCATGATGTGAATAAAATAAGCTATACTTTTATTCTTCTGTTTATAATTATTTGGTTGGGGCTTCTTATACTATATAAAAAAAATGATAGACTAAAAGACAAATATTGCTGGCTTTTCGGGCTCCAGCTTGCTCTATTTATATCAATTTTAAATCTTCCAGATATTTATCATCTACTCCTTAATTCTTTCCCTCTGATAATTTTGTCGGCACTTCTAATAAGAGAAAAGTATAATGTTTTTCGTAAATATTTTTCAAAAAAACTACTGAGTGTTTTTGTTATATTAATTATTTTTATAATCTATGCCTCTCTTTTTCTTAAATTTACTGAACGTCTTGAGACAAGTAATTATACCAAAAATATGATTAAGGATATAAAAAATACAGTTAAAAAGGAATCAATATTTGCTCATCCTTTTTTGCCAGGTTTATATTTTGAATTAAAAAAATATAATCCCTATTATACAAATGTTATAGAAACAATTCAGGGTAATCAGTTTTTTTTAGATAAAAATTATAATATATTAATAAATGAAAAACCAAGTTATATTATTACTAATTATAAAATTGGGGAGAGATTTAATTACCAAAAAAATATTATTGACCAATATATAGAAAATAATTACAAAATTATTAAAAAATACAATAATACCTGGCTTTGGCAAATCGATAAATAA
- a CDS encoding riboflavin kinase has protein sequence MIIQGPVIKGDGQGKKQGFPTANLNPNLAKNIEPGVYACFAFLKKEKYPAILIFGALDKNNCSKLEVFFLKNCPDIYGQKIKVKIIKKIRPLIKFYSKRKLYQQVKKDIKKNKEILLNYLDK, from the coding sequence ATGATTATTCAGGGGCCGGTTATTAAAGGCGACGGACAAGGTAAAAAACAAGGCTTTCCCACGGCTAATCTTAACCCTAATTTAGCTAAAAATATTGAGCCGGGAGTTTATGCTTGCTTTGCTTTTTTGAAAAAAGAAAAATACCCGGCCATACTAATTTTTGGTGCTCTAGACAAAAATAATTGTTCAAAACTAGAAGTTTTTTTTCTAAAAAATTGCCCTGATATCTATGGACAAAAAATAAAAGTGAAAATTATTAAAAAAATAAGGCCTTTAATAAAATTTTATTCTAAAAGAAAACTTTATCAACAAGTTAAAAAAGATATTAAAAAAAATAAAGAAATTTTACTTAATTATCTTGATAAATAA
- a CDS encoding inositol monophosphatase family protein yields MKKTALKAAKKAGQYILKNFHQVKSKDIKNKGGFSGLATKVDEKAEKIIKKIITEKFPDHNILGEESGQTHKKSDYTWVIDPLDGTHNYLMGNPLFCTAIALTYKNEVILGVIYAPYMKELYWAEKGQGAYLNNKKIQVSQKRAVNKSIFYFCHGYQKKQVKKALKIYSKLKMKALDIRQLGAGGIETAWVASGRAEGFVIPGGKAWDIAPGILLVREAGGQATDFNGKDWNLKSKDMICSNGVIHQKFMKFIK; encoded by the coding sequence ATGAAAAAAACAGCCCTAAAGGCCGCTAAAAAGGCCGGTCAATACATTTTAAAAAATTTTCACCAGGTAAAAAGTAAGGATATAAAAAACAAAGGCGGTTTTAGTGGCCTGGCTACTAAAGTGGATGAAAAAGCGGAAAAAATTATTAAGAAAATTATTACTGAAAAATTTCCGGATCATAATATTTTAGGCGAGGAATCAGGCCAAACTCATAAAAAATCCGATTACACCTGGGTTATTGATCCCTTGGATGGCACTCATAATTATTTAATGGGTAATCCCTTATTTTGCACGGCTATTGCTTTAACTTATAAAAATGAAGTTATTTTAGGAGTTATTTATGCTCCCTATATGAAAGAATTATACTGGGCTGAAAAAGGTCAAGGTGCTTATTTAAACAATAAAAAAATTCAGGTCAGTCAGAAAAGAGCCGTTAACAAATCAATCTTTTATTTTTGTCATGGTTATCAGAAAAAACAGGTTAAAAAAGCCTTAAAAATTTATTCTAAACTAAAAATGAAAGCTTTAGATATCAGGCAACTAGGAGCCGGGGGTATTGAAACCGCTTGGGTGGCTTCTGGCCGAGCCGAAGGCTTTGTCATTCCTGGAGGTAAGGCTTGGGATATTGCGCCCGGAATTTTGCTAGTCAGAGAAGCCGGCGGCCAAGCTACAGATTTTAATGGCAAAGACTGGAACTTAAAATCAAAAGATATGATTTGTTCTAACGGAGTTATTCACCAGAAATTTATGAAATTCATAAAATGA
- a CDS encoding YfcE family phosphodiesterase, which translates to MKIAILSDLHDNYKSWQIINKNLKEGEIKTIFFCGDLAAPSMLKKMIEEFEGKIYMVYGNVADQETEKELADKSDKVNHYGDLAEFELNGKKIAMIHFSDKAKELASSHKYDLVCFGHNHAKSFEKNGDTYLLNPGTAGGMFQYPSFAIFDLENMTNKFKDITL; encoded by the coding sequence ATGAAAATCGCTATTTTGTCAGATTTACATGATAATTATAAAAGCTGGCAAATTATTAATAAAAATTTAAAAGAAGGAGAGATTAAAACTATTTTTTTCTGTGGTGACCTAGCCGCCCCTTCTATGTTAAAAAAAATGATAGAGGAATTTGAAGGAAAAATTTATATGGTTTATGGCAACGTAGCTGACCAAGAAACTGAAAAAGAATTGGCTGATAAATCTGATAAAGTTAATCATTACGGGGATTTGGCTGAATTTGAACTAAATGGTAAAAAAATAGCTATGATCCATTTCTCGGACAAAGCTAAGGAATTAGCTAGTAGTCACAAATATGATTTAGTTTGCTTTGGTCATAATCACGCTAAATCTTTTGAAAAAAATGGTGATACTTATCTTTTGAACCCTGGCACCGCCGGCGGTATGTTCCAATATCCCTCTTTCGCTATTTTTGACCTGGAAAATATGACTAATAAATTTAAAGATATTACTTTATGA
- a CDS encoding GNAT family N-acetyltransferase codes for MKFRPAKKSDFSEIMRLYEQLWSPGKIVPKNMKKLKKAWHKIIKANYDYELVLEKNNKLIGHVTLRIIPEFWLKDKMGLIDDVVIDKDYRGQGLADKMMKEIKKIAKKKKVKTLVLYTEDYRPKAIKLYNRLKYQKLDKIWYKKEI; via the coding sequence ATGAAATTCCGACCGGCCAAAAAATCGGACTTCTCTGAAATCATGCGTTTGTATGAGCAGCTTTGGAGTCCCGGAAAAATAGTGCCAAAAAATATGAAAAAACTAAAAAAAGCCTGGCATAAAATTATTAAGGCTAATTATGACTATGAATTAGTTCTAGAAAAAAATAATAAACTTATCGGCCATGTAACTCTGCGTATTATCCCCGAATTTTGGCTTAAAGACAAAATGGGCCTGATTGATGATGTAGTTATTGACAAAGACTACCGAGGACAGGGCCTGGCTGACAAAATGATGAAGGAAATTAAAAAAATTGCCAAAAAGAAAAAAGTAAAAACATTAGTTTTATACACTGAAGACTACCGCCCTAAAGCGATTAAATTATATAACCGATTAAAATACCAGAAACTAGATAAAATCTGGTATAAAAAGGAAATTTAA